Sequence from the bacterium genome:
TTTTGGAGAAGTATTCACGGCGATAGATGCACTTTGCAAAATTTCTATCTTCTTATCCTCTGTGACAAAACCAGTAAATTCAACTTGTCTTTCTAAGTTCAGTTTTTTAGATAACCTAACTAAATATGGCAAGTAATCACCACTACCCACAACAACAAGCTTAGTATCCGGAATTTGAGAAACTACATCCTTCATAGCATATAAGAGAGTATCAGGACATTTATACTTCTTAACTCTTCCTAAGAACACAATTAATGGCTTCTTAGACTTCTTGCTGAAATTTGGAAAGAAGTTAGGTCCGATTGCGGGTGAAATTACATGAATATTACCCTCAGGAATACCATTTTTTACAAGCTCATCTTTTGTACTCTCTGAAGGCACAGAAAAAAATTCTCTTTTATACACTTTAGGAACCAAAAATTCGCTGAGATACACATAAGAAGCAAAAATAGGATTTGTCTCTCGATATACAGTACGCCCAAAAAAGTGATATCCAATGGCTAATATTGGTATTTTTACATATAATGGGGTGAAAAATGGAATCTTATTAATATTATCGACAACGATATCATACTTATATTTTAAAAGTGTCCGGCAAACAAAGGGGACATAAAAATTAAAGTTGTACCTTCTACCCAATCTTATTACTTTTATTCCATCTATCAACTCGCTTTTCGTCGCTCCATTAAAGGAATTGCAGAAAAGTGTCACCTCATTTCCAAAATTTACAATCCTACCAAATATTTCGTGAATCTGGGTTTCTGCACCCCCGGATAGCGGATTTTTCCTATCCTGCCAGTTAATTGCAAGTATTTTCATCCCGTCTCTCTTTCATCCCGCTCCTCTAGTAAGGGACGGGATTCACAAATAGTGTCTTTAATCCTTAATAAATAAACATAATACCACGAGTGAGGGGTAGGATTCATTCTGCAATTTTTGAGAAGTCAGCTACTTTTTGGAAAAAATAGAAGTGAAGATACTGAAGAAGAGCAAGGCGATTCTCCCTAAGCTCAGGTTCCGGAGCCATCACTAAAATCTCATCAAAGAAATTATTTATTAAAGGAGCTAAATTAAGTAACCAATCTAAAGCACTCTTGTAATCTTTTTCTCCAATGTAATTTTCGAATTTGTCCTGCTGTGATATTAAAGTATTATAAAGCACTCTCTCGGCAGGCTCTTTTAATAATTCTGCTTTACATTTTGAATCTTGAACTTTGGACTTTGAACTTTTTAATATATTTCTTACTCTCTTAGCTAAAATAACCAGTGCACTAAAATTGCCTTTACTTTTCAATCCATCCAATGCTTCTGCTCTTGTTTTTAAATCAAGCACATCTTCATTTGGAACACCAAGCACTGCCTCTACAATATCGCCTCTAACCCCTCTATCTTCTAAGTATTTCTTGAATCTCTGTATAAGAAACTTAAATATATCGTTCTCTATATTCGGATTAGATAGTTTATAAGTTGCCGTAGCTTTTGATATTAAACTTCGTAGTGGAATATGAAGTTTATTTCCTATGATACTATATATGAGGTCGTTGCCTCTCCTCCGTATTCCAAACGGGTCAAAAGAGCCTGTTGGAATCTTGCCAATTATAAAAGACCCAACTATAGTATCTATTCTATCTGCATTCCCTAAAGCTACTGCAGGAGGGTAAGTCGAAAATGGAACAGAATATTCTTGTATTGTTTTAACAATCTCTGAATCCAGTCCTTGTTCCTTTGCTAATATACTGCCGTATACGCCTTCAAGCTTTGTAAATTCCTTACCATCTTTTATCATATTAGTTACTAAATCAACTTTAGAAAGCTCAGCCGCCTTGTTCAATACATTCAAATCCACAGAGATACCCTCTGGAATAATATAGTTTTCTGCTATATATTTGGAGAGTGAAATTAATCTTTGTGTCTTTTCAAAAAGTGTACCAAGGCCTTCCATCCATACAACACCTGTAAGCTCTTCAATCCTTTTCTCAATTGGTATTTTCATATCTTCCCTATAATAAAATTCAGCATCTTCAAGTCTTGCCTTTAATACCATTTCGTGGCCTCTTCTTATCTCCTCAATAGCTCCCTTCTCTGTATTTGCAATTACTATAAAATGAGTGCTTAAAGTCCCATCTTCCTTACTAAATGTGAAGTATCTCTGGTGGCTATGTAGTGCAGCAATTATCACTTCCTTTGGTAGTTCAAGGTATTTTTCATCAAATTTGCATAAAATAGCTACCGGAGATTCAACAAGATTTAATACTTCTCTAAGAAGCTCTGGATTAAGTTTACGATAGCCTATATAACTCAATCCCAATTTATTTGCTTCCCTATCTGTTCCTTCTTTTATCCGCTCAAGCCTGTCGCTGGAATCTACAAACACACTATTTGACTTAAGGACTTGCTTGTATTCACTTGCAGTTTTGATACTGATTGGTGGATAAAATCGTAGCCCCTGCGTCTTCCTACCAGACTTTACACCAGCGAGTTCAAATTTAATTACATTTTTACCAAACAGAGTTACAATCCATCTAATCGGTCTTGCAAATTTCATACCTGTAGCTTCCCAGCGCATAGATTTAGGAAATTCAATACTTTTTACAAGTTCTGGCAAAGCCAATGCAAGAATCTTGGATGTAAGTCCACCTTTTTCCACTTTTTTACAAAATATCACTTCTTTTTTACCCTTTTTCTTTAATTTAAGCTCACAAGTATCTACCCCATGTGCTTTTGCAAACCCAAGTGCAGCTTTGGTAAGTTTACCACTTTTATCAAATGCATTCTCCTTTGGAGGACCGGTGATTTCGATGACTTTATCTTTTTGTTTTTGGGCTAC
This genomic interval carries:
- a CDS encoding glycosyltransferase family 4 protein, whose protein sequence is MKILAINWQDRKNPLSGGAETQIHEIFGRIVNFGNEVTLFCNSFNGATKSELIDGIKVIRLGRRYNFNFYVPFVCRTLLKYKYDIVVDNINKIPFFTPLYVKIPILAIGYHFFGRTVYRETNPIFASYVYLSEFLVPKVYKREFFSVPSESTKDELVKNGIPEGNIHVISPAIGPNFFPNFSKKSKKPLIVFLGRVKKYKCPDTLLYAMKDVVSQIPDTKLVVVGSGDYLPYLVRLSKKLNLERQVEFTGFVTEDKKIEILQSASIAVNTSPKEGWGITNIEANACGTPVIASDSPGLRDSVVDGKTGFLVEHGNIMELSKAIIKVLQDNKLRGILSQNAIEWAKRFSWDSAARMTLELMEKVIKMKLLNKTL
- the glyS gene encoding glycine--tRNA ligase subunit beta, whose protein sequence is MKDFLLEIGTEEIPASWLEPASKRLSQLICDLLKTKGIAYGRVNRFYTPRRLAILVKDVAQKQKDKVIEITGPPKENAFDKSGKLTKAALGFAKAHGVDTCELKLKKKGKKEVIFCKKVEKGGLTSKILALALPELVKSIEFPKSMRWEATGMKFARPIRWIVTLFGKNVIKFELAGVKSGRKTQGLRFYPPISIKTASEYKQVLKSNSVFVDSSDRLERIKEGTDREANKLGLSYIGYRKLNPELLREVLNLVESPVAILCKFDEKYLELPKEVIIAALHSHQRYFTFSKEDGTLSTHFIVIANTEKGAIEEIRRGHEMVLKARLEDAEFYYREDMKIPIEKRIEELTGVVWMEGLGTLFEKTQRLISLSKYIAENYIIPEGISVDLNVLNKAAELSKVDLVTNMIKDGKEFTKLEGVYGSILAKEQGLDSEIVKTIQEYSVPFSTYPPAVALGNADRIDTIVGSFIIGKIPTGSFDPFGIRRRGNDLIYSIIGNKLHIPLRSLISKATATYKLSNPNIENDIFKFLIQRFKKYLEDRGVRGDIVEAVLGVPNEDVLDLKTRAEALDGLKSKGNFSALVILAKRVRNILKSSKSKVQDSKCKAELLKEPAERVLYNTLISQQDKFENYIGEKDYKSALDWLLNLAPLINNFFDEILVMAPEPELRENRLALLQYLHFYFFQKVADFSKIAE